ACTGCTGTCAATCCCGACAGGCATCTTTGGTGTGTTTGCAGCCATAGGGCTGACCGGCATCGAAAATAATATATATGTCCAGGTGGCCTTGATCATGCTCATCGGATTGCTGGCAAAAAATGCCATCCTGATTGTCGAATACGCCGTACAACGCAGGAAGGCTGGCAAGTCGCTGCTCGCGGCTGCACTCGAAGCGGCCAAACTCCGTCTTCGCCCGATCATCATGACTTCCTTCGCGTTTGTTGTCGGGCTTACTCCGATGATGCGCGCCACCGGACCATCGGCACTGGGGAACCATTCCATCAGTATCGGCGCGGCAGGCGGCATGGTTTCGGGCGTAGTCCTGGGTATATTCATCATCCCGGTATTGTTCATCATATTCCAGTATTTGCAGGAAAAAGTGACCGGCGTGCCGTTGGCTGTATTAAACAATGAAAAACAATCACCAAATTAAACCAAAAACATGGACCTGAATTTCAATAATTATATCAAAAGGGCCGCTTTCCTGTTGCTGCTGATTGGCGCCGGAAATGCCCACGGACAAGACAATACGGTTGCCGTCCCGGATGCTTTCAGGAATTACGCTTCCGCAGATACGACAAACATTGCCGACATCAAATGGAAGGACTTTTTCCCGGAAAATGACCTGACAAGCCTGATTGATGTCGCGCTGGTCCGCAATAACGACCTGTTGCTTGCGGAGAAGAACATCGAGATCGCCAATCTGTATTACAGCCAGGCGAAACTGGGTAACGTGCCACAAATCAATGCGGCCGTGACTGCCTCGTCAAACCGTCTTTCAGACAACAGCCTCAATGGCCGTAGCGCGAACCTTTTACTTGGCAGAAAACATATCGAAGATTACAATGCCGGATTAAATTTGTCGTGGGAAGCGGATATATGGGGTAAAATCAGGAACCGTAAAAAAGCGGCACTGGCGGCTTACCTGCAGACCAAGGAAGCGAAAAAGGCACTGCAAACCGCAGTCGTAGCCAACGTGTCAAACGGTTTCTATGACCTGCTGATGCTTGATGCACAACTCGAGATTGCGAAGAAAACGCTTGTCCTCAGCGACAGCACCGTCTTTGTTGTCAACCTGCAATACGATGCAGGACAGGCCACGCTTCTGGCCAAACAACAGACGGAAGCCCAGCGCCTTGTAGCGGCGCAGCTCATCCCGCAAATCGAGCAGCAGATACAGCTTCAGGAAAATGCGCTCAGCGTGCTCACGGGCAATTTCCCTGAGGCGCAGCAGCGCAGCAGCCTGCTTAACAGTGTTGGGATCCCTGAAAACCTGTCTGCGGGCATCCCTGCGCAGCTGCTCAGCAAACGACCCGACGTAAAAAGTGCTGAACTTGCGCTGGATATCGCCAATGCAAGGGTCGGGGCAGCGAAAGCCAGCCTGTTTCCTTCCCTCAACATCACCGCTGCAGCAGGTGTAAATTCATTCGAAATCAACAACTGGTTTAACATCCCGGCCTCATTGTTTGGTACCGTTGCGGGCGGCCTCACCGCACCACTACTCAACGGTAAGAAGTTACGGACGCAATACCAAGTGGCCAAAGCCGAACGCGAACAGGCGGTCCTGCAATTCAGGCAGGCGGTCATCGTAGCTGTCGGTGAAGTATCAGATGCGCTGGCGGGGATCGACCAACTTGCCAAAGAATATGCCATCGCCACTGAACGTGTGGCAACACTCAAAAAAGCAATCACCAATGCCAACCTGCTTTTTAAGAATGGGATGGCGAACTACCTGGAAGTGATCCTGGCACAAAACAACCTGCTGCAGGCAGAGCTTGAACTGGCCATGATCCGCAAAGAAAGATTGTCGGCCAATGTGGGGCTTTACCGCGCCCTTGGCGGCGGCTGGCAATGATTGTGATTTGTGTTTTTGGTTTGGCCCCGTTGAAAGACGGGGCTTTTTTTTGACGTCTGGAATCAGGCGGACTATAAGACAGCGGAAAACGGATGGAGACTTTTCAGTCGCGCATTACACTCTTTTCAATTGTCGCGCGTTGCATACGTCCTGAGTTTTCTTTTCAACATGCCGGCTGCCTGGGTGTAGCCGCCGTCCGATCCGTCAACGAAATGGATGTGATCATCCTTAACGTCACGTACATAGCATGACATAATCGAGGCATTGCTGAGGTGCATGCCGTACACGATTTCAGCATCGGCTTCCATCCGGTCCAACAGTTCAAGGAGTGCCTGCCTTTGCCGGACAGTTCCTGAAATTACCGTGTTGATCTTGCCGTCGAGCACGAGCGTGTCAGACATTGCTACGAGGTTTTCCAAATATTTCTTGCCATTTCGGGTTTTAAAATAAAGATAGATGAAGCTTGTGAAAAGCCATTTCCGGATCAGTTCAATGAATTTAACGTGGCCCAGCCTGAGTTTCATTTCGACGCCCAGCCGATTGAAAGTGGTCTTCAGCCTGAGACGTGCTATGGAGATGGGCTGCCTTTTTTCCGGGGCACCATAAAGCGTGTCTATTTTACCGAGGATTTTCCTGAAAGCGCTACCCTGGGATGCGACGTCGCGGGCGATAACCAGCAGCGTCACAATTTCCTCCTTGTCTATAGGCGCCGGAATTTTGTCCCATCGGCATTGCATGCCGGCCAGGTCGGGTGCCTCAGTTTCGGTTGCGGTATCAGCCGGGACGTGAAGTTCTCCTTTGATAAGCTGTTCCGCATGATCGAGTCCGTTGCCCAAAACAACTGGGATTATAAAATTTGCCGAACTGCTGAACCGGGCAATCCGGATCTCCTGTCCATCGCCGTGCAGTTTGCGCACCGGAACACTGCAGGCCCGCAATTCCAGGTTGAAGTTTTCGAGCGTACGGGCTTTATAGGACGTCAACGCATTCATCACCCGCTCCAGCAAGGTATTCGGGATGATGAAGGTGGCGCCGTCGCCCCCGAAGAAAAACGGGACGGTAATATTCAGGCTGAATGCAATATTGAGTACTGCAACGATGCTCCCTGTAGCGACGAAGTTGACCTGTTCGTGGCGGCCCTCCAGGACAGCCGCCGTGCTGCCCCTGATGTCGGTAATGACCACATGCCAGTCGTCGGGGACCTTAGCGAAACAGTGTTCCTTTCCCAATAATTCAGATACAGAACCCTGATGCAGTGGCAGCGCAGAATAGAAATGGTCGTTAGTCATATCGTAAAGATACAAAGAAGCCGTGAAGTAGGAACATCAATGGTATCGGCAGCAATTTGTGTAGCTTTATGCCCGATTCCGATGCCATCCGATAAAAAAAGCCCCGCTTTCACAGGGCTCCAAAACAAAAAAATAAAATCTGAATTATAAACTCTTAAACTGGTATATAGGGGAATCAGAGGTGTTGCCTGACTGGTCCTTACTGACCACTTTCCAGTAATACGTTGTATTTGCCGACACCGGAATCCCGTTCAGGTTTTCAGATGGCGTCGAACCTTTCAATGTGGAAGGATTGCTGTTGGTATCCATGTACAGTTCGTATTGTACAATATCGTTGTCGACATCGCTCCCGCTCCAGCTGAAATTCACTGTAGGACCGGGTACGGAACTGCTGTTTCCCGGCGCAATGGCTTCGGCGGGAAAAGGCGCGTAGTTGACCACGCCATTGCCCGCGTTGTAAAATTTCCGTTTTTCGCTGGTGGCGGTTTGTGTACTGCCGCTGGCCTTTGAAATCACCCACCATGAGAAGGGCGTACTTTTGGCCAACGTAACTTCGAGCGAAGTAGCCGCTCCCGCTTCATATTGCGTGGTGATCTGCGTATTGAGGTTTTTGATGTACACCGTATACGCATCGGTAAAATCAGCAGGGTTCCATTCAAAGGTCACCTTACTTTGCGTTTCAGACACGTCCTGTCCTGAAAGACATTCCGAATTGTTAACCGGGGCAATCAGTACTGCAGCCGAAGGGTTTTCGGAAGTGCTTTCACCGCCACCGCCGCAACTTAGCATTAAAAAACAAATGGCTGCAAGTATGTATTTTGATATTATTTTCATTGCCTGATGAATTTTGAATTGTAAATCGAATTGCCGGAAATCACTTTTATCATGTAGGTCCCTGCGGCCAACGCTGAGATGTTTGCAGCATACTGCGTGTCGCCGGATGGAAACGTGCTGTCGATGACACATTTCCCGATCATTGAATACACGTGCAGCGAGACTTCCGTATTTTGCTGCGGAGGAACGGAGAAGTACAATGTACCGTCTTTCGCCGGATTCGGGTATACCAAAAGGCTGTCGTCAACAAGCCATTCCTTGCGGTAAACACCCTGGCAATCCCTGTCGGTTTTCACTTCCAAAGTGTTTCTCCCGGGTTTAAGCTCTAGTGTAATGGTGCCTTGGTTAGTGGTATGCACTGTACCGTTGAGGTTGATGCGGTAGGATGTGCCCCCGGACAGGTCCAGCGTTTCCTGGTACCGATCTGCCGAAGGTCTCGAAAGCACGGCTAAATCCGTAGGTTCCTGAACGGCAACAGCGTAGCATCTTTTAAACGTCGGGATGGACGGTATGGTGATGCAGAGTGTATAGGTTCCCGATGCCAGATTTTCAAATGCGGTGGCTGAGGTGAAATTCATCGTACTGTTTACCGGTCCGCTGAGTGTGGCCAGAAATGCCTGATTTGCTGCTGACGTAATGTCGATGCTTCCGTTGTTTGCACTGCGGCAGGTTTCAGCGGTGCTCCTTATCATAAAATTATCAAACGGCAGGCTGAAAATCGTACAGCCGTTGAAATCCACTACGTCGCCGGCTGGCGTGCCGGGGCAGTTGTCGTTGCTGTTGGACACATTGTCGTTATCATCATCGGCCGGGATCAGCGTCAGGTTAACCCAGTTGAAATTGAATCCCGGGTCGACCACCGTAAAACGCGCAAAGTAGCGCCCGGCGGGCAATGCGGCCTGAGAGTTCACCGTGTTCCAGGTTTGCCATCCGCCGGTCGGAGGGAGGGAAACCGTCTGTATGTCTGTCGTAGTGCCGTTGATCAGCTGCAGTTTTATTTTTCCCGTAGCGGACTCGCCTGAGGTGCGGTATTCGATTTTATAGTTGCCCGCTTCGCCGATATTCACGAGGTATTCGAGGTAGTCGCCGCTATCGGTGTATCCCATATCCGAACCGCCGCCCGTATCTGTAGTGGTTTCAATGGTGAGGCCGCTGTTTGAAAAAAAATTCTCCGCTTCGATTTTTCCTGAAATACCGATGATGTTGCCCACATTATTCTTCACGGTTTTGTTTGTAAAGGTGGCCTGTACCGACCCATCAGTGGCCAGGATGTTGACGCCGTTGTATGACAGTGTGATGGCATCGGATGCATTGACGGCCGCGGCAGGTTTCATGCCAATGGCATTGGTGCTGCCCGGTTCAAGGCTGATGGATGTCAGCGAGACATTGTTACCATTTACTTTCAATTGGAAGTTGCTCTGGGAGAAATCAATCCCGGAAACCAGGCTTTTGTTAAAAACGACATTGATTTTGTCTCCTAAAATAGTTGTAGCGGCACTGATGGCTTTCATCGCAATAGTCGAAGGACTGCGCGGATTCTTAAATTCAAGGTAATTCAGGTTAAAATTCCCGGCTTCAAAATAGACTTTGACTTTATTGGCTCCTGCTTTAAGGATTACATCAGCAAGCGTTACCGTATTCCAGTTTGTATAACTGCCGGTCCCGGTAAGGGTAATGGTTTCAGAAATACGTCCTGCCGCATCCTCCAGATAGATTTTTCCGCTGGCCACAGAGGCGTACCTGATGTCGATATCGTATGCGGTATCGGCCGGAGCATCCAGTGTATACAATACCCATTCATCAGCTTCGGTGAATCCAATCTGGTAGCCGTTGGTGGGGCTGTCAGTGCACGGCTGGATGTCGACCGCATCGTTGCGCATGCTCCAGCCCTGGTTCCAGGCGGTGAAGGTGCCGGTATCGGTTCGGTAATTGGCCACATCCTTGTCGAAATAAGCGACACCGTTGTGACCCATGTCAAATTCCGTGGCAAAGACCTTTCCGGGAATCGGATGGTTGCGGTATTTTTTTGTGGCGGTGGTTTGTACCTGGCGGAACATCGCATCGATAACGTCGCGGCGCAGCGTTACGTTCTGCATCTTGTAGTTTTCTGCCATCTGCATCAATGCGTTTTTGGCATAGGTGACCGTTGGTGCTGTGCCGCCGTTCTGCCAGTAATTCAGCAACACACTGTATTCCGGCGTTTTTGTAACCGACGCCGGGCCTGCAATGTTGTCGATTTTTTTCATCGGCCACCAGGCCCAACCGATGTTGTTGGCTTCCATCAGTGCAATCGCGTCCTTAAACCAGACATTTGAGTTTTCGCCGCTTTCGCCAAGCCATATCGGGACGTTGAGCTGCGTCCTGTAGTTGAGCATACCCTGAATTGATGCCTGGGTGTTGTAGCTCCAGTATTTGTGAAAGCTCAGGGCCATGTTGCTGTCCCATAACCCGCTGCTGAGGATGCCGTTGTAGTTGTTTCCCCAACAATTGCCCTCGATGAAAATCAGGTGGTTTGTATCAACCTGACGGATGGCCTGTGTGATGGCGACCATAAGATTCTTGAGCGGGATGTTATTGTTTTCCGAACAGCCGTTGGGGTTACTTCCTTCAAAATTCCAGTTTGGTTCATTGATGATATCGTACGCCCCAATCCACGGATTGTCCTTATAACGCAATGCCAGTTTTTGCCACAAGGCAACCATTTTGTCACGGTTGGCCTGGCTTTCCCACAGCGAAGGCTTAGTGTCATCATAATCAGAAATATTGGCGTCGTGGCCCTGTCCGCCGGGTGCGGCGTGCATATCGAGGATCAGGTACATATTATTGGCGGCACACCATTGCAGCAGGTTGTCTGTCATCGTGAATCCTTCGTCGAGCCAGGTATTCTGGCCTGCTACGGGTTCCTGTTCGATCGGCAGGGTATAGAGGTTGTAATGCATCGGCAGGCGGATGGAGTTGAAGCCCCAGGCCGCCAGCGAGTCAATGTCGCGTCTGGTAATGCCGTTGGCGCGGTAGGCCTGATAAAATTCTTCGGTGTTGGTCGCCCCGATGAGGTCCGTGATTTTCTGCTTTATCTTATGCTGTGATCCGGCAAAGGCATCGGTTTGCAGCATGTACCCCTCCTGGACCATCCAGCCGCCCAGTCCGAGGCCGCGCAGGATGACGTTCTGTCCGTTTCCGTTGACGATATTCTGCCCGTCGCGGTGCAGGAATTGCCCAAAGGACAGCGACGTAATCGAAATAAAAATTAATGCAAATAGCTTTTTCATAAAAGTGGTTTAGAGTAGCTGGTATACCAAGGTCTGGATGGCGTGCGCCGGGATTGTCACCGCTGCGGTCTGGTTGTCGACCATCAGGTTGTAAGTCACTTCAGCGCCGCTTTGGTTCATGACTACGGTAACCATTTTTCCGTCGGTGTTCAGGAACGAGGTGCTCAGGAGCTGGCTGCGGCTGGGCACGGTGCTGACCCTTCTGGCGTCAGGCCTGATGAATTTCGAGAAATGTCCGATGTAATAATACGAAGGTGTGTAAATCAGTTCGCCCGTCGTCGTATCGGCGTGGATAGGGGCGAGGCAGAAGTTCCCGACGTGATTTGGCCCGCCGGTCTGGTCGAGCAATATATTCCAATCCGTCCATCCGACCGTTCCGTTGTTAAAATCATGGATTATCGAGGCGCCATAGCGTTCGCCATTTGCCCAGATCTGGTATTTTGAGACATCGAACTTTTCAACGCAGCCTTCAGTGAAAATCAGGTTTTTGTCAGGATAGGCCTCCTGTACTTTACCGACGTTGTCATACATGGGTTCGCCGCCTGCCCAGGTTTCGTACCAGTGGAATCCCATGCCCCACGCGTACTTGGATGCTTCGGGATCAGAGAAGATTACATTGGCACGCTGGTTCATCAGGTCACGGTTATGGTCCCAAACAATGATTTTTTTGTCGCCAAATCCCGCTTTTGCCATCGTGGGTCCGAGATAATTTTTCAGGAAATCACGTTCGCCCTCAGCCGTAAAGATGCAGGATTCCCAGATTTGGGTCGCCATGGGCTCGTTTTGCACTGAGATGCCCCAGACCGGCATGCCTTCTTTTTCATAGGCCTTGATGAATTTAATGAAATAGTTGGCCCAGGCCTGTCCGTATTCCGGCAGCAAGGTGCCGCCATGCAGCATGCTGTTGTTGCTTTTCATGAACGCGGGTGGACTCCACGGACTCGCATAAAGCAATAATTTTCCGCCGGCAGTCTCTGTGGCCCTTTTGATCAGGGGTATGCGGAACTGTCTGTCGTGATCGATATTAAAAGTTTTTAAATCCTTGTCACCTTCCTTTACATAAGTGTAACTCCCGCTGCTGAAATCAGAGCTGTGGATGGTGGTGCGCATCAGTGAGTAGCCGATGCCTTTGTCCTTGGAATAGTAGGCATTGAGGAATTCCTGCTGCTTTTCTTTGGATAGTTTGGCGAAAACTTCCGCACTGGCGTCGGTGATGGCGCCGCCAATTCCCATAAATGTCTGAAACTGCTTTTTCGGCTCCACAAAAACGGAAATGTCTTTTTCCACGGGCTGTCCGGCTTTTGTAAATTCCAGCGTTTGGGTTTTTGAAAGTTTTAAATCCGATTTTTCGGCGGTGGTGTATACGTTGATGCTCTTGCCGGCTTCAGATAGTGTATTGGGGTCGTTTTTCTTTGGCTGGGCAAAAACCATTGCCGAAAATAGAAGGCAGAATATTTTGATATGGTCTTTTCTCATTCGTTTTTGTTGATGATATTCTTTAGAAGATGATTGATGCATGTGTTGTTGACCTTATTGCGGGTCATTTTTAAAAACAGCCCGTAACCCGGAAAGGTTACAGGCTATTTTAAACTAACTCAAACTTAATTTTAACTAGTTTGCACTACCGCGCAAACTGAAATTTGTGGCAGAGATAACCGAGTTTTGATTGCCACCTGATTTGATAAGCAAGTAGTAATCTCCGGCAGTATCTACCTTAACAATTCCTTTCTTTGTCGCTGTTCCAGTAGCCGTATCGCAATTCAAATCAGACAGAAGACCACTGAAAGGTACATTGCTTCCACAATCCCAGCTGTTAAGTCGCAGAATCTTATCCCCACCGTAATCATTACCATCGACAGGTTGCGCATTCAATAAGTATATTTCAAACCAGGTTTCGTTAATACCTGCGGTGCTGCTTACGACCATGTCCAATTTGTATTCCTTATCAGCCTCCAGGGTAACTTTCTGGTAAATGCCTTTTTGCTGATACCCGCTACCAACGAAAGTTGCTTTCCCAGAGCCTCCATCAGTCCCGGGAGTAAGCGTTACACTAGCTCCGGAAGCACTAATGTTAAGTACCGTCCACTGCGCGATGTCATCTGCATTTTTTAATTTACCTCCTTTGATGAGGTTTCCAGCGGCGAGATCTGACGTGGCAATTGTGATGGTTTTTGTACTGGTTGTGACCAGACCTCCACGCCCTATTGCCTTGTGGGTAATGGTATATGTGTCAGCATCAGGAAGGAAAATGAATTCCTGGTCTGCTCCGGAAAACTCAGGAGAACCGTCGCCAATTTCCCAACGATGTCCCGTAACGTTAACACCATTTGCCTTTAAAACCATCCTGTTGGCGGAGCCGTTTTCAGGTGTAACTGTAAATGTTGCATCTGCATTCGGATCAGCTAATCCGTTTCCGTTGCCACCCGTTTCATCAGGGGAACAGGCTGAGAAAGATCCGATCACTACGGATGCCAGTAGCACGTATGATGTTTTTACAAAATTGATCTTCATAATAAAATATTATTAACGATTAATAGTTTGGGTTTTGAACGATTTTGGTATTGCCAAGTTCATTGAGAGGAATTGGCCATATTTCATTTTTGTTTGGTGTGAAACCTTTTGGGGCAAGTACTGTGGCAGCCTGACCAGTCCTTACAAGGTCAAACCAACGATGTCCCTCACCCGCTAATTCCAGCCTTCTTTCATTCATAATAGAAGCCATTGATACTGGAACTGACGGCAAGCCTACTCTGGCCCTCACCGCATCTAGCAAAGCCTGTGCGCGTGGTCCGGAAGCACCGAGCGCCTCGGCTTCCATCAGATACGTGTCCGCAAGCCGTATAACATATGAGTTGATGCCGTAATTCAACTCGATTACGCCGCCAGATGTTGTACGGTCGGAAGTTAAAGGAAGGTATTTTTTAAGGAACCATCCGGTATCCATGTATCCCGGAGAATAATTTGCAGACCCATTGGCTTGCAATGTAGCCATATCCAGTATAGTTGAATTGAATCTTGGATCACCCACCATAGCGTCATGTAGACTAGGCGTAACCGTGTTGAAACTCCATCCTCCTGCCAAATCAGGTGCCGAGTTATTAACTCTTTGGTATCCACGTGGTCCGATCATTTGTGACATTGAGTTTCCTTCATCTGAACCCGAACCCCAGTTGTTCCAGCTTGCCAGGCTTGTGCTGTTATGCGAGGATTCGAGAATTGATTCAGAGTTGTATTTGTTCGCAGGAATCCATAGGTCAGCATAGTTGTCAAGGAGGCGGTATCCGTATACACTGGTACCGCCGGGGTTGCCGTTTACTACCGCAAACTGTTCTGCGGCCAGAGCGTTTTTGCCTTCATACAAATATACTTTCCCAAGCAACGCCTGAACAGCGCCTTTACTGAAACGCCCTGCCTCGGTTGCTCTGTCGACAGTAGGGGGTAAAACTGCTAAGGCTTCTGTAAGATCGGTTTCTATCTGTGCGTATACTTCTTCGGGAGTTGCCTGAGTCACGTTATAGATCTCACTGGTAGCCAAGAGGCCGGTGAACAACGGGACGTTCCTGAAAGTTCTCACCAACTCGAAATAGTAATATGCCCTGAGCGCTTTGGCTTCTGCTTCAAACCGGGCTTTTTTCGCAGCGTCCATGGGCACGTTAGGTAATTTCGACAGCAACAGATTTGCCCTGAAAATTCCCTGAAAATGATCATTCCAGTAACTTGCCGGCATAGTTGACTCTGAAAGGCTGTAGTTTGAGAATGATTGGATACCTGCTCCGTCGGCTGCGCCTCCGCCGCCTGCGTAAAAATCATCGGATCCCGCATTGAGGAAGGTAACCATGTTTTCGAAACCGCCGGTGTGCTTTTTCATGACGTCATAAACGGCAACCAATCCTGAAAAGGCCTGTGCTTCATCTTTGTAATAATTTCCTTCGAGGTTAGTGCCTTTAGGGTCGAGGTCGATAAAGTCATCGTTACACGATAGGGCAATACCTATCAACGCAGAGAATGCTAGTGCGTATTTGATTTTCTTCGTTTTCATTATAAATTAATTTATTAGAATTGTAAGTTAATTCCGAACATATATGATTTTGCCTGAGGATAGTATCCACGGTCGATGCCTGAATTGTCGCCACCACCAATTTCGGGGTCGTAGCCAGGATATTTGGTGAATGTGAAGAGATTTTCGCCTGTTACGTAAAATCTTACTTTTTGCAATCCGGCTTTACCACTTACGCCGACAGGTAGCGAATAGCCAATTTGTAAAACCTTAAGCCTGAAATAATCGGCATCCTTAATGTAAAAATCGGAAGGATAGCTAAAATTCTTATTACTGTCGTTGCTCGTCAGTCTTGGGTAAGAGTTTGTACTGCCTTCGCCTGTCCATCTTCCAAGCGCTTCTGTCTGAAAGTTAGGCGCTACACCCAAGTCCAGCCTGCGTAGACCTTGATAGATCTGGT
The nucleotide sequence above comes from Flavobacterium magnum. Encoded proteins:
- a CDS encoding TolC family protein; its protein translation is MDLNFNNYIKRAAFLLLLIGAGNAHGQDNTVAVPDAFRNYASADTTNIADIKWKDFFPENDLTSLIDVALVRNNDLLLAEKNIEIANLYYSQAKLGNVPQINAAVTASSNRLSDNSLNGRSANLLLGRKHIEDYNAGLNLSWEADIWGKIRNRKKAALAAYLQTKEAKKALQTAVVANVSNGFYDLLMLDAQLEIAKKTLVLSDSTVFVVNLQYDAGQATLLAKQQTEAQRLVAAQLIPQIEQQIQLQENALSVLTGNFPEAQQRSSLLNSVGIPENLSAGIPAQLLSKRPDVKSAELALDIANARVGAAKASLFPSLNITAAAGVNSFEINNWFNIPASLFGTVAGGLTAPLLNGKKLRTQYQVAKAEREQAVLQFRQAVIVAVGEVSDALAGIDQLAKEYAIATERVATLKKAITNANLLFKNGMANYLEVILAQNNLLQAELELAMIRKERLSANVGLYRALGGGWQ
- a CDS encoding DUF3095 domain-containing protein — its product is MTNDHFYSALPLHQGSVSELLGKEHCFAKVPDDWHVVITDIRGSTAAVLEGRHEQVNFVATGSIVAVLNIAFSLNITVPFFFGGDGATFIIPNTLLERVMNALTSYKARTLENFNLELRACSVPVRKLHGDGQEIRIARFSSSANFIIPVVLGNGLDHAEQLIKGELHVPADTATETEAPDLAGMQCRWDKIPAPIDKEEIVTLLVIARDVASQGSAFRKILGKIDTLYGAPEKRQPISIARLRLKTTFNRLGVEMKLRLGHVKFIELIRKWLFTSFIYLYFKTRNGKKYLENLVAMSDTLVLDGKINTVISGTVRQRQALLELLDRMEADAEIVYGMHLSNASIMSCYVRDVKDDHIHFVDGSDGGYTQAAGMLKRKLRTYATRDN
- a CDS encoding carbohydrate-binding protein, which encodes MKKLFALIFISITSLSFGQFLHRDGQNIVNGNGQNVILRGLGLGGWMVQEGYMLQTDAFAGSQHKIKQKITDLIGATNTEEFYQAYRANGITRRDIDSLAAWGFNSIRLPMHYNLYTLPIEQEPVAGQNTWLDEGFTMTDNLLQWCAANNMYLILDMHAAPGGQGHDANISDYDDTKPSLWESQANRDKMVALWQKLALRYKDNPWIGAYDIINEPNWNFEGSNPNGCSENNNIPLKNLMVAITQAIRQVDTNHLIFIEGNCWGNNYNGILSSGLWDSNMALSFHKYWSYNTQASIQGMLNYRTQLNVPIWLGESGENSNVWFKDAIALMEANNIGWAWWPMKKIDNIAGPASVTKTPEYSVLLNYWQNGGTAPTVTYAKNALMQMAENYKMQNVTLRRDVIDAMFRQVQTTATKKYRNHPIPGKVFATEFDMGHNGVAYFDKDVANYRTDTGTFTAWNQGWSMRNDAVDIQPCTDSPTNGYQIGFTEADEWVLYTLDAPADTAYDIDIRYASVASGKIYLEDAAGRISETITLTGTGSYTNWNTVTLADVILKAGANKVKVYFEAGNFNLNYLEFKNPRSPSTIAMKAISAATTILGDKINVVFNKSLVSGIDFSQSNFQLKVNGNNVSLTSISLEPGSTNAIGMKPAAAVNASDAITLSYNGVNILATDGSVQATFTNKTVKNNVGNIIGISGKIEAENFFSNSGLTIETTTDTGGGSDMGYTDSGDYLEYLVNIGEAGNYKIEYRTSGESATGKIKLQLINGTTTDIQTVSLPPTGGWQTWNTVNSQAALPAGRYFARFTVVDPGFNFNWVNLTLIPADDDNDNVSNSNDNCPGTPAGDVVDFNGCTIFSLPFDNFMIRSTAETCRSANNGSIDITSAANQAFLATLSGPVNSTMNFTSATAFENLASGTYTLCITIPSIPTFKRCYAVAVQEPTDLAVLSRPSADRYQETLDLSGGTSYRINLNGTVHTTNQGTITLELKPGRNTLEVKTDRDCQGVYRKEWLVDDSLLVYPNPAKDGTLYFSVPPQQNTEVSLHVYSMIGKCVIDSTFPSGDTQYAANISALAAGTYMIKVISGNSIYNSKFIRQ
- a CDS encoding glycoside hydrolase family 30 protein, producing the protein MRKDHIKIFCLLFSAMVFAQPKKNDPNTLSEAGKSINVYTTAEKSDLKLSKTQTLEFTKAGQPVEKDISVFVEPKKQFQTFMGIGGAITDASAEVFAKLSKEKQQEFLNAYYSKDKGIGYSLMRTTIHSSDFSSGSYTYVKEGDKDLKTFNIDHDRQFRIPLIKRATETAGGKLLLYASPWSPPAFMKSNNSMLHGGTLLPEYGQAWANYFIKFIKAYEKEGMPVWGISVQNEPMATQIWESCIFTAEGERDFLKNYLGPTMAKAGFGDKKIIVWDHNRDLMNQRANVIFSDPEASKYAWGMGFHWYETWAGGEPMYDNVGKVQEAYPDKNLIFTEGCVEKFDVSKYQIWANGERYGASIIHDFNNGTVGWTDWNILLDQTGGPNHVGNFCLAPIHADTTTGELIYTPSYYYIGHFSKFIRPDARRVSTVPSRSQLLSTSFLNTDGKMVTVVMNQSGAEVTYNLMVDNQTAAVTIPAHAIQTLVYQLL
- a CDS encoding RagB/SusD family nutrient uptake outer membrane protein gives rise to the protein MKTKKIKYALAFSALIGIALSCNDDFIDLDPKGTNLEGNYYKDEAQAFSGLVAVYDVMKKHTGGFENMVTFLNAGSDDFYAGGGGAADGAGIQSFSNYSLSESTMPASYWNDHFQGIFRANLLLSKLPNVPMDAAKKARFEAEAKALRAYYYFELVRTFRNVPLFTGLLATSEIYNVTQATPEEVYAQIETDLTEALAVLPPTVDRATEAGRFSKGAVQALLGKVYLYEGKNALAAEQFAVVNGNPGGTSVYGYRLLDNYADLWIPANKYNSESILESSHNSTSLASWNNWGSGSDEGNSMSQMIGPRGYQRVNNSAPDLAGGWSFNTVTPSLHDAMVGDPRFNSTILDMATLQANGSANYSPGYMDTGWFLKKYLPLTSDRTTSGGVIELNYGINSYVIRLADTYLMEAEALGASGPRAQALLDAVRARVGLPSVPVSMASIMNERRLELAGEGHRWFDLVRTGQAATVLAPKGFTPNKNEIWPIPLNELGNTKIVQNPNY